One Actinomycetes bacterium DNA segment encodes these proteins:
- a CDS encoding enoyl-CoA hydratase/isomerase family protein, whose protein sequence is MAILNIEEPGDGVLLVRWDDGENRFNLDSVAEWHALLDDLHGREGPLALVVTGTGKFFSNGLDLDRFREAPEEGPQILDGVHRLMGRMLLLPVWTTFAINGHCFAAGAMLSAAADRRFMRTERGYWCLPEVDLGLPLTPEMTAVVSARLPRRATADAMLTGLRYDSAAALELGIIDAEVPVDDLIDVAVAEAASAAPRNRDVIGNHKRQLFGEYAAACGVTVDE, encoded by the coding sequence GTGGCAATACTCAACATCGAGGAGCCCGGCGACGGCGTCCTGCTGGTTCGCTGGGACGACGGCGAGAACCGTTTCAACCTCGACTCCGTGGCCGAATGGCACGCCCTGCTGGATGACCTGCACGGCAGGGAAGGCCCGCTCGCCCTGGTGGTGACCGGCACCGGCAAGTTCTTCTCCAACGGACTCGACCTCGACCGGTTCCGCGAGGCCCCCGAGGAGGGGCCGCAGATCCTCGATGGCGTTCACCGCCTCATGGGGCGGATGCTGTTGTTGCCCGTGTGGACCACGTTCGCGATCAACGGCCATTGCTTCGCCGCCGGGGCGATGCTGAGCGCAGCCGCCGACCGCCGGTTCATGCGCACCGAGCGCGGCTACTGGTGTCTCCCCGAGGTCGACCTCGGTCTGCCGCTCACCCCGGAGATGACCGCCGTCGTGTCCGCCCGCCTGCCAAGGCGTGCGACAGCCGACGCGATGCTGACCGGCCTGCGCTACGACTCAGCGGCGGCGCTCGAACTCGGGATCATCGACGCAGAGGTGCCGGTGGACGACCTGATCGACGTGGCCGTGGCCGAGGCGGCATCGGCGGCGCCACGCAACCGCGATGTGATCGGCAACCACAAGCGCCAGCTCTTCGGCGAGTACG